The following coding sequences lie in one Silene latifolia isolate original U9 population chromosome 5, ASM4854445v1, whole genome shotgun sequence genomic window:
- the LOC141656265 gene encoding protein LATERAL BRANCHING OXIDOREDUCTASE 1-like has product MTEIAGAASSQIQVPKLVQQIAKKGVEVPDEFLYKNGFPDAIDDPQLWNDTLLIDFSLLSTTHELAKFYSILTTWGCFQVKNHGMEKSVLEEVIKVTKEFYEQPLEEKMKSCSSGYGELQGYSTDAICKMNQPTNWNDRLFLILHPKDTGNPLFWPQNPTTFREVVDEYTMKLMKMTEGIYKAMARTLNLEEDTFIKPTKDGMTLGRFTVYPPCPYPERVLGSAPHLDGTTMTVILTNVEGLQVQKDAQWYKVPVIPGALFVNVGDYIEVMTNGKFKSVMHRVVTNSTEARTSIGAFCGPERNCEIEPLRELVSQEEPALYKKFKASDYLNIFYDTFPNGRNAIDALKL; this is encoded by the exons ATGACAGAAATAGCAGGAGCAGCTAGTAGCCAGATACAAGTACCAAAGTTAGTTCAACAGATTGCTAAAAAAGGAGTTGAAGTTCCAGATGAATTTTTGTACAAAAATGGTTTCCCTGACGCCATTGATGACCCTCAATTGTGGAATGACACTCTTCTCATTGATTTCTCTCTTCTTTCTACAACTCATGAACTTGCTAAATTTTACTCGATTCTAACCACTTGGGGATGCTTCCag GTTAAAAATCATGGGATGGAGAAAAGTGTACTAGAGGAAGTGATTAAAGTAACAAAGGAATTCTATGAACAACCCTTGGAAGAAAAGATGAAAAGCTGTTCAAGTGGGTATGGAGAATTGCAAGGATACAGCACTGATGCTATTTGCAAAATGAATCAACCTACCAATTGGAATGATCGTCTCTTTCTCATCCTTCATCCTAAGGACACTGGCAACCCCCTTTTCTGGCCTCAAAACCCCACAACTTTCAGGGAAGTGGTTGACGAGTATACCatgaaattaatgaaaatgaCAGAGGGTATATATAAGGCAATGGCAAGGACCCTTAACTTAGAAGAGGACACCTTCATAAAACCCACCAAGGACGGAATGACACTTGGCAGGTTTACGGTTTACCCTCCCTGCCCTTACCCGGAGCGTGTTCTTGGTTCCGCCCCACATCTGGATGGAACAACTATGACAGTCATCTTGACTAATGTGGAAGGTCTTCAAGTTCAGAAAGATGCTCAGTGGTACAAAGTTCCTGTCATTCCTGGAGCTTTGTTTGTCAATGTTGGAGATTACATTGAG GTAATGACAAACGGAAAATTCAAGAGTGTGATGCACAGGGTAGTCACAAATTCAACAGAGGCTAGAACATCAATCGGAGCATTTTGTGGTCCGGAGCGCAACTGTGAAATAGAACCACTGAGAGAGTTGGTAAGCCAAGAGGAACCTGCATTGTACAAGAAGTTCAAAGCTTCCGACTACTTGAACATTTTCTATGACACCTTCCCAAATGGCCGCAATGCCATTGATGCACTTAAACTctag
- the LOC141656266 gene encoding cytochrome P450 72A397-like isoform X1 has translation MMWLTNNVLVSLLLTAVGVILWKAVKLLWLRPKWIEKCLRQQGVKGNPYKPFLGDVRELIALTKSLLLTPINFSDDPLPRVAPYIYHMIQKYVDAGTSCFVWIGPIPWLITTEPEKIKEVLTRYQDFHKPDHPITQILMVGLYGQEGDLWAKHRKIINPAFHLDKLKKMVDTMYESCSIMTSSWDKIIAAHGGGPTEVDVWPFLETLAGDIISRAAFGSSYGDGKIIFDLQTEYVNLIMKNPQPSNYIPGWRFLPTKKNRRSRAISREVEGVLTRMIDSRKMEMEAGETTKEDLLGLLLESNKDHDGNEKGTSLTTKEVVEECKLFYLAGSETTLGLFAWTLVMLSKHLLWQHRARTEVFHVFGKHGTPNFDGLARLKTITMIIHEVLRLHSPAYMLMRKVHKDTKLGELLIPGGTEVLMPLCITHQDPSLWGEDAKEFNPERFAEGVSKATKGQAIYFPFSTGPRVCVGQNFSLLEAKLVLATLLQRFSFEVGSNYVHAPWAMLTMKPQHGVNLLLRKLPS, from the exons ATGATGTGGTTGACAAACAACGTACTAGTGAGCTTGCTCCTGACAGCCGTAGGAGTGATCCTATGGAAAGCAGTCAAGTTGCTGTGGCTAAGGCCCAAGTGGATTGAAAAGTGCCTTAGACAACAAGGTGTTAAGGGAAATCCTTACAAGCCTTTCCTCGGAGATGTAAGGGAGCTCATCGCCCTTACCAAATCGTTACTGCTTACACCAATCAACTTCTCCGATGATCCTTTGCCACGGGTCGCTCCGTATATCTACCATATGATCCAAAAATATG TGGATGCAGGTACAAGTTGTTTTGTATGGATAGGTCCGATACCGTGGTTGATAACTACAGAGCCGGAAAAGATTAAGGAAGTATTGACTAGATATCAAGACTTTCACAAGCCGGATCATCCAATCACTCAGATTCTCATGGTAGGTTTATATGGCCAAGAAGGTGATCTCTGGGCTAAACATCGAAAAATCATCAATCCTGCTTTTCATCTTGACAAGTTGAAG AAAATGGTGGACACAATGTATGAGAGTTGTAGCATAATGACAAGTTCATGGGATAAAATAATAGCAGCACACGGCGGAGGACCAACTGAGGTTGACGTATGGCCTTTCCTTGAGACCTTAGCTGGTGATATTATTTCTCGAGCCGCTTTTGGGAGTAGTTATGGAGACGGTAAAATTATCTTTGATTTGCAAACCGAATATGTCAACTTAATTATGAAGAACCCTCAACCTTCCAATTACATCCCCGGATGGAG GTTTTTGCCAACCAAGAAAAACAGGAGAAGTAGAGCAATAAGTAGAGAAGTGGAAGGAGTATTGACAAGAATGATTGATTCTCGGAAAATGGAAATGGAAGCAGGGGAAACCACAAAAGAAGATTTATTAGGCTTACTATTGGAATCCAATAAAGATCATGATGGAAATGAAAAGGGGACAAGTTTAACAACCAAAGAGGTGGTTGAAGAGTGTAAGCTCTTTTACTTGGCTGGCTCTGAGACTACCTTAGGCTTGTTTGCTTGGACTTTGGTTATGTTAAGCAAACATCTACTTTGGCAACACCGGGCTAGGACTGAGGTTTTCCATGTGTTCGGAAAACATGGAACGCCTAATTTTGATGGATTAGCTCGTCTTAAAACT ATAACAATGATTATACACGAGGTGTTGAGACTTCATTCCCCGGCTTATATGCTTATGAGAAAAGTTCACAAGGATACGAAGCTGGGAGAACTATTGATCCCGGGAGGAACAGAAGTACTTATGCCACTATGCATTACCCATCAAGATCCCAGTCTATGGGGTGAAGACGCTAAAGAGTTCAATCCTGAGAGATTTGCGGAAGGCGTTTCAAAAGCAACCAAAGGTCAAGCTATATATTTCCCATTCAGCACGGGTCCTCGAGTGTGCGTTGGCCAAAACTTCTCGTTACTAGAGGCCAAACTCGTGTTAGCCACCCTTTTACAACGCTTCTCTTTTGAAGTTGGTTCCAATTATGTTCACGCGCCTTGGGCTATGTTAACTATGAAACCTCAACACGGTGTTAACTTACTTTTGCGCAAACTTCCTTCTTGA
- the LOC141656266 gene encoding cytochrome P450 72A397-like isoform X2, which produces MMWLTNNVLVSLLLTAVGVILWKAVKLLWLRPKWIEKCLRQQGVKGNPYKPFLGDVRELIALTKSLLLTPINFSDDPLPRVAPYIYHMIQKYGTSCFVWIGPIPWLITTEPEKIKEVLTRYQDFHKPDHPITQILMVGLYGQEGDLWAKHRKIINPAFHLDKLKKMVDTMYESCSIMTSSWDKIIAAHGGGPTEVDVWPFLETLAGDIISRAAFGSSYGDGKIIFDLQTEYVNLIMKNPQPSNYIPGWRFLPTKKNRRSRAISREVEGVLTRMIDSRKMEMEAGETTKEDLLGLLLESNKDHDGNEKGTSLTTKEVVEECKLFYLAGSETTLGLFAWTLVMLSKHLLWQHRARTEVFHVFGKHGTPNFDGLARLKTITMIIHEVLRLHSPAYMLMRKVHKDTKLGELLIPGGTEVLMPLCITHQDPSLWGEDAKEFNPERFAEGVSKATKGQAIYFPFSTGPRVCVGQNFSLLEAKLVLATLLQRFSFEVGSNYVHAPWAMLTMKPQHGVNLLLRKLPS; this is translated from the exons ATGATGTGGTTGACAAACAACGTACTAGTGAGCTTGCTCCTGACAGCCGTAGGAGTGATCCTATGGAAAGCAGTCAAGTTGCTGTGGCTAAGGCCCAAGTGGATTGAAAAGTGCCTTAGACAACAAGGTGTTAAGGGAAATCCTTACAAGCCTTTCCTCGGAGATGTAAGGGAGCTCATCGCCCTTACCAAATCGTTACTGCTTACACCAATCAACTTCTCCGATGATCCTTTGCCACGGGTCGCTCCGTATATCTACCATATGATCCAAAAATATG GTACAAGTTGTTTTGTATGGATAGGTCCGATACCGTGGTTGATAACTACAGAGCCGGAAAAGATTAAGGAAGTATTGACTAGATATCAAGACTTTCACAAGCCGGATCATCCAATCACTCAGATTCTCATGGTAGGTTTATATGGCCAAGAAGGTGATCTCTGGGCTAAACATCGAAAAATCATCAATCCTGCTTTTCATCTTGACAAGTTGAAG AAAATGGTGGACACAATGTATGAGAGTTGTAGCATAATGACAAGTTCATGGGATAAAATAATAGCAGCACACGGCGGAGGACCAACTGAGGTTGACGTATGGCCTTTCCTTGAGACCTTAGCTGGTGATATTATTTCTCGAGCCGCTTTTGGGAGTAGTTATGGAGACGGTAAAATTATCTTTGATTTGCAAACCGAATATGTCAACTTAATTATGAAGAACCCTCAACCTTCCAATTACATCCCCGGATGGAG GTTTTTGCCAACCAAGAAAAACAGGAGAAGTAGAGCAATAAGTAGAGAAGTGGAAGGAGTATTGACAAGAATGATTGATTCTCGGAAAATGGAAATGGAAGCAGGGGAAACCACAAAAGAAGATTTATTAGGCTTACTATTGGAATCCAATAAAGATCATGATGGAAATGAAAAGGGGACAAGTTTAACAACCAAAGAGGTGGTTGAAGAGTGTAAGCTCTTTTACTTGGCTGGCTCTGAGACTACCTTAGGCTTGTTTGCTTGGACTTTGGTTATGTTAAGCAAACATCTACTTTGGCAACACCGGGCTAGGACTGAGGTTTTCCATGTGTTCGGAAAACATGGAACGCCTAATTTTGATGGATTAGCTCGTCTTAAAACT ATAACAATGATTATACACGAGGTGTTGAGACTTCATTCCCCGGCTTATATGCTTATGAGAAAAGTTCACAAGGATACGAAGCTGGGAGAACTATTGATCCCGGGAGGAACAGAAGTACTTATGCCACTATGCATTACCCATCAAGATCCCAGTCTATGGGGTGAAGACGCTAAAGAGTTCAATCCTGAGAGATTTGCGGAAGGCGTTTCAAAAGCAACCAAAGGTCAAGCTATATATTTCCCATTCAGCACGGGTCCTCGAGTGTGCGTTGGCCAAAACTTCTCGTTACTAGAGGCCAAACTCGTGTTAGCCACCCTTTTACAACGCTTCTCTTTTGAAGTTGGTTCCAATTATGTTCACGCGCCTTGGGCTATGTTAACTATGAAACCTCAACACGGTGTTAACTTACTTTTGCGCAAACTTCCTTCTTGA